In a genomic window of Anomalospiza imberbis isolate Cuckoo-Finch-1a 21T00152 chromosome 5, ASM3175350v1, whole genome shotgun sequence:
- the LOC137473695 gene encoding uncharacterized protein, whose product MALLSLLFVLVQSLIQYPQPAGDGLDEATHRRMKERQELLDHEMARLLQELERGPLEQQDEGWGAVLFGALQQWPFWVLAGVLLLLGLWFSCRRRSCEACSSSKDQSSCKTLGEERGAEQEEDRADSEEGGENIDVTVETDDSETENDREGSPVAADEGDKDDAIEGNDYVKVKEDSDVHSDNGHDLKKDEGRSDGDVPGDSTGEGNEEEPGNVAGKKEHLDEANEGENKDVQVEQDKDTGKEEGGGGNEEITNSANMKAGNNDDVSEGEDNIDGQEEYMDVKVQESSDASEQRSRDWTGQEDSSDHGNEVDRSGFAAPEKENKEVIEEDGKDRNKDEEQGDGNVEGNKNEDRKGDKQGNVAASEKGGSDGGKEESGSGGPEDREDTQDAGNEQGVLLVDSIRWPVEDLERGCSVIAELMESFTCVFVDSVSNSFYPVPQEAIGVGSAFEGWSPREWDGVYRVLIPLNPPPGHVFHLELNSAGQMAARTFSVRVELVCMCERERLGEKLLCVLHHSQEELWREQKRSLLETLCTGSYLDVEKTSRWFYQLVRCSWLHVPQSYSWHLVFQPCSRSCQFQLCKGKRSLTVEMLFGVRQGDSDIFVVSHPTEAQKGNSSDSVSSQPAEASIMASTAWPEAYAVAEAKFFQHIARQVPCESLHLKCLQVFTCILRGTGFSSSTWKTVVMHVLTTVPLSRWRRREFAQRLWDVMAYLRRCLHLKRLEHFVLGNERLPAEISLPTAMRRLEPLNLFEHLAQDPAAHLEALKAYGRLRFRLRMLLSSH is encoded by the coding sequence atggctttactgtcactgctcttcgtgctcgtgcagagcctgatccagtacccccagccggctggggatgggctggatgaggccacgcaccggcgaatgaaggagcgtcaggagctgctggaccatGAGATGGctcggctgctgcaggagctggagcgggggcccctggagcagcaggacgagggctggggagccgtgctctttggtgccctgcagcagtggccattctgggttcttgctggcgtcctgctcctcttgggcctgtggtttagctgcaggagaaggagctgtgaggcctgcagcagcagcaaggaccagagctcctgcaagaccttgggcgaagagagaggagcagaacaggaagaagacaGAGCGGATTCAGAGGAAGGCGGAGAAAACATTGATGTGACTGTGGAGACAGACGACAGCgagactgaaaatgacagagaaggcagtcctgtggctgcagATGAAGGAGACAAagatgatgccattgaaggcaatgattatgtgaaggtgaaggaagacaGCGATGTTCACAGTGACAATGGCCATGACTTAAAGAAAGATGAAGGAcggagtgatggggatgtgccaggagacagtaCTGGtgaaggaaatgaagaagaacctggcaATGTTGCTGGAAAGAAAGAACACTTAgatgaagcaaatgaaggagaaaacaaggatgtgcaggtggagcaagacaaggacactggaaaggaagaaggaggaggtggaaatgaagaaataacCAATAGTGCGAATATGAAGGCGGGCAACAACGATGATGTGAGTGAAGGTGAAGACAACATAGATGGACAGGAAGAATACATGGATGTGAAGgtgcaggaaagcagtgatgctagtgaacagagaagcagagattggACTGGGCAGGAAGACAGCAGTGACCATGGGAATGAAGTAGACCGTAGTGGTTTTGCTGCACCcgagaaagaaaataaggaagtTATAGAAGAAGATGGCAAGGACAGAAACAAGGATGAAGAACAGGGTGATGGGAATGTGGAGGGAAACAAGAACGAGGATAGAAAAGGAGACAAACAAGGTAAcgtggctgccagtgaaaaaggtggcagtgatggtggcaaggaagagagcggcaGTGGTGGACCCGAAGACAGagaagacactcaggatgctgggaatgagcaaggcGTCCTTTTAGTGGATAGCATACggtggcctgtggaggacctggagagaggttgctcagtgatagctgagctgatggagagcttcacgtgtgtctttgtggacagcgtgagcaatagcttctacccggtgcctcaagaagccatcggggtgggcagtgcctttgagggctggagtccccgtgaGTGGGATGGGGTGTACCGGGTGCTGATCCCActgaatcccccgccagggcacgtcttccacctagagctgaacagtgcagggcagatggcagcaaggaccttcagcgtccgtgtggagctggtgtgcatgtgcgagagggagcggctgggcgagaagctgttgtgcgtcctgcaccactcgcaggaggagctgtggcgggagcagaagcgcagcctcctagagacactctgcactggctcctacctggatgtggagaaaacctcccgctggttctaccagttggtgagatgctcgtggctgcacgtgcctcagtcatactcatggcacttggtgtttcagccctgcagccggtcctgccaattccagctgtgcaaaggcaagaggagccTGACGGTGGagatgctctttggggtgcgccaaggggactctgacatctttgtggtcagccatcccacagaggcccagaaaggcaactccagcGACTCtgtgagcagtcagcccgcCGAGGCCAGCATCATGgcaagcacagcgtggcctgagGCATACGCcgtggcagaggcaaaattcttccagcacatcgccaggcagGTGCCGTGTGAgagcttgcacctgaaatgcctgcaggtcttcacctgcatcctgaggggcacaggtttttccagctctacctggaagactgtggtcatgcacgtgctgaccacTGTACCGCTGTCCCGGTGGCGCAGGagggaatttgcacagcggctgtgggaTGTCATGGcgtacctgcgccgctgcctgcacttgaaacgcctggagcactttgtgctaggcaacgagaggcttcctgcagagatcagcttgccgACGGCAATGCGAAGGCTTGAGCCgctcaacctctttgagcacctggcccaagatcctgctgcccacctagaggcgctgaaagcttatggtcggctgcgatttcgcctccggatgctgctctccagccactga